The genomic segment GGCGGTGGGGGCAGGAGTGTCCGAGCTTTCGGCAGCTTTTGCGCTGGCGATCGAGATGGGAGCACGCCTGGAAGACATCGCCGGCACCATCCACGTCCATCCGACCCGTAGCGAAGCGCTCATGGAAGCAGCGCTGAAAGCGTTGGGAAACGCTTTGCACATCTGAGCCGACTGGACCCGGATCACGCATGACGTCTGCCGGTTCGGATCCCATCAACTGAGACCGGAATAAGGCCGTGCCGATGCCGAAAGGCTTTGCCCAAAAGGCAAGAGCCCGACCTGTCGCAATAGGATCAGCGTCACACGGACATTGGTCGACAGGCCGACTACCCCTTACGCGCTGCTTCGTCATCGCGGCGGCAATCCGCGGATATGACATAGATCGCCGTTCGTGGAGCTGATTGACAAACTTTGCCAAGTCCAGCTAACCTACTCGCACCATGGAGGCTCGAATGGCTACGATGAACGTATCTCTTCCGGACCCGATGAAAGATTGGGTTGAGGCACAAGCAAAGAGCGGGCGATATTCCAATGCCAGTGACTATGTGCGCGACCTGATCCGGAGGGACCAAATTCGCGGTGACAAGGTTGCCGCCATGCAACGTTTCGTTGATGACGGTTTAAAAAGCGGTATTGGCAGCCGCTCGAAGGGCGAACTCTTTGCCGCCGCAGTGGCACGTGCAGAAACAACGCGCGGCAGTAGATAATGCGCTTTGACCTTTCAGTCGAAGCGGAAGAGGACATCATTGCGATCGCCGAACAAGGAGTGCGCATGTTCGGAGCCGCACAGGCTAGGCTGTATCATGACGAGTTGTTTACCGCGCTTGATCTGATTGCGGCCAATCCCCGAATGGCGCGTGAGCGAGAAGAGATTTCGCCGCCAGTTAGAGTTCATCCGTTCAAAGCCCATCTCATTGTCTACCGCATCGAGGACGGAACTATATTCGTGATCCGAATACGCCATGGACACGAAGACTGGGCCAGCGATCCCGCTTAGGCCTGGCTGAGTGAATGAACAAGCACAGTTGCATGGGGCAATAGGCCCCGGGAATATCGTCAGCAAAGCCTGTTAATAGAACCCCGACCGATCGCTGGAGAAACCGCGTCGTCCACTCGGATAGCAGGGGACGAGGTGTTCGCCGCGATCAGCCCCTGCGAGAGGCAAACACGTAGTCGCCTCCCATGCGCTAGAGCAGATCCTGTGATCGACGAATATGTGAGGTGACGAGGCGAGTCGAAGCGGATTCAAAATCCATATCGGAAGAGCTGGATGATGGGACGAGCACTGAGCGATAATCTTCGATTACGGGTCCTGAAAGCATCTGCGGCGGGCGTGTCTGCACGCCAGGCGGCAGCCCGGTTCGGGATTGCGATTTCGACGGGAATTCGCTGGATCGCAGGAGCGAAAGATGGCGAGCCCACATTCTGACCGCAAGGTTGGCGGTGCCGCGCAAAGTCGCACCCGAAGGACGGCTGAAACCCAGGCGACAATCGCCGCGGGGTGCATGTGATCCCTGGCTACGCCCTCCGGAGTTTCACTCACGCAACCACGGCCGACTGTTTCTCTGGGGGCCTGGCCTCATTTTGGCCCGACACAGAAGCTGGATCAATCACCAACGCCAGTGCGTTCGATCACTTCGGCTTATTGGCCATTAGATTTCCCAACTCCATCGGGAAGGGGAATAAAATCGTCGAAGTCTTCTCGCTGGCGATGACGTTCAAAGTGCTCAAGTAACGAAGTTGCATCGCCTCCGGCTGTCTGGCCAGAATTTCCGCCGCTTCCAGTAGCTTCGCTGCAGCTTGCTGTTCGCCCTCGGCATTGATGACCTTTGCGCGGCGTTCGCGTTCAGCTTCCGCTTGGCGAGCAATCGCGCGTATCATCGACTCGTTGATGTCCACATGTTTGATCTCGA from the Rhizobium sp. NXC14 genome contains:
- a CDS encoding type II toxin-antitoxin system ParD family antitoxin, which codes for MATMNVSLPDPMKDWVEAQAKSGRYSNASDYVRDLIRRDQIRGDKVAAMQRFVDDGLKSGIGSRSKGELFAAAVARAETTRGSR
- a CDS encoding type II toxin-antitoxin system RelE/ParE family toxin, which codes for MRFDLSVEAEEDIIAIAEQGVRMFGAAQARLYHDELFTALDLIAANPRMAREREEISPPVRVHPFKAHLIVYRIEDGTIFVIRIRHGHEDWASDPA